GCCTTTACTCTCAACTTCAGGCCCAGTTTCGAGATAATGCGCGAAAGGGACGACCTTGATGTCATCGCCGCATCCCTGCCTGATTCATCCCTCCGTGACAAGGCCCTGGCCTTTGTCAAGACCTACATCGACCGCCGGATCGCCGACGATCCGGGCTGATACGATACTGCTGCGACACAGGCAGAATGCAGAGCGAGGGGCAGGGCTGCCGTTGGCTTGTTGTTGTTTCATCGAAAATCTGCAATGCCGGGTTATTGTCGGCTTGAGTTTCCGGCTGAAGCTGCTATCTTTAGAGCCGGTAAAAAAAGAAGGGCAACAGAGCGATTGAATACATATCAGGTGAAAAGGATGGAATTTGAGTCATTTGAGCAGGCACTGGAAGTCTGCATGGAGGCGGAAGAGGGCAGCGCTGTCCAGGAAGCGGCCCTGCGCTATTGTTTGCAGACCGCCCCGCCGGATTTACGGGTCATGCTGGAAAAGCGTCTCCATGATGCCGGGGATGGGGATGGGTGCGGCTGCGGTTGCCATAAATAACCGGTGCCGGTGAGGTGGGGGCAGGTTATTTTTCTAGTCGGATCAGCCTGAAACCGATCTCCTTATTCTGCCGGTCGGCCGAGCGGTTGCCGCGGTTGGAGCAGCGGATGGAACCGGTGGCGCTGTACCAGCTGCCGCCGCGCCGGGCCTTGTTGCCCTCGCCGTGTTGATGACAACCACAATAGAGCCACTCCGTGATCACCTAATGGAGCCACTTCGTGACAACGGTAATGGAGCCAGTTGATGATCACGCTAATGGAGCCACCCCATGATCATCGTAATGGAGCCAC
This genomic interval from Pseudomonadota bacterium contains the following:
- a CDS encoding SUMF1/EgtB/PvdO family nonheme iron enzyme, yielding MITEWLYCGCHQHGEGNKARRGGSWYSATGSIRCSNRGNRSADRQNKEIGFRLIRLEK